From Kryptolebias marmoratus isolate JLee-2015 linkage group LG15, ASM164957v2, whole genome shotgun sequence, a single genomic window includes:
- the LOC108249358 gene encoding uncharacterized protein LOC108249358 isoform X2 has protein sequence MMIKILLTLLLPGVLPLRTKVVYKKAGEMVALHCPPRPGAEAAPSWTGPSGNLTGSLSASADVLIHGHSLVFLAVSVNHQGNYSCFPGNAGSRFWFQVVVSTAQSGEHEGSRYLTTCFTQESCRLSCPAEDIPAEDTPSITSRGVTWRREGEASSARSFFPSVEEEDGGVYVCSRSYSYGRHVYNSSFTVVLDVQPSKQQRRSEILSPKQNDVFPVDLGSTVVIGCEAVVSSDFDEVFWLSETSFVDEDASLPVFYNHSRMEGRPAEELHLQAGVRPSELHLHHRHPQPKSSFSFSPPPAPPDPPLRLHRGAADRFSCCCRHQIQTRRRLSPPRRPWFLGRRSWSGVSSTEQSGSGGGPHLLSLGSLKLFQSFKSGSLWS, from the exons GGGTGCTGCCGCTCAGGACCAAGGTGGTGTATAAGAAGGCGGGCGAGATGGTGGCGCTGCACTGCCCGCCGCGGCCCGGCGCTGAGGCGGCACCTTCCTGGACCGGCCCCTCCGGGAATCTGACCGGCAGCCTGTCAGCATCAGCTGACGTGCTGATTCATGGACACAGTCTTGTCTTCCTCGCAGTTTCTGTAAACCATCAGGGGAATTACTCGTGTTTTCCTGG GAACGCCGGCAGCCGGTTCTGGTTCCAGGTGGTCGTGTCCACAGCCCAGTCCGGCGAGCACGAAGGGAGCCGGTACCTGACCACGTGTTTCACGCAGGAATCCTGCAGGTTGTCCTGTCCTGCAGAGGACATCCCAGCTGAAGACACGCCCAGCATCACCAGCCGAGGCGTCACGTGGCGCCGG GAGGGAGAGGCGTCGTCGGCACGCAGCTTCTTCCCGAGcgtggaggaggaagacggCGGCGTCTACGTCTGCAGCAGATCTTACTCCTACGGCCGTCACGTCTACAACAGCAGCTTCACCGTCGTCCTCGACGTCCAGCCGAGCa agcagcagagacGGTCGGAGATTCTGTCTCCGAAGCAGAACGACGTGTTCCCCGTGGATTTAG GCTCCACGGTGGTGATCGGGTGCGAAGCCGTCGTGTCTTCAGACTTCGATGAGGTCTTCTGGCTGAGCGAGACGTCCTTCGTGGACGAGGACGCCAGCCTGCCGGTCTTCTACAACCACTCCAG GATGGAAGGACGACCTGCTGAAGAACTTCACCTGCAAGCTGGAGTCCGACCATCAGAGCTCCACCTTCATCACCGTCACCCTCAGCCGAAGAG ctccttcagcttctcGCCTCCACCCGCTCCACCTGATCCTCCCCTTCGGCTGCATCGCGGCGCTGCTGATcgttttagctgctgctgtcgTCACCAAATCCAAACCCGACGCCGCCTGTCGCCCCCGAGGCGCCCCTGGTTCCTCGGGCGGAGGTCCTGGTCCGGGGTCTCGTCTACTGAACAGAGCGGCTCCGGTGGAGGACCACATCTGCTGAGCCTCG GTTCTCTGAAGCtctttcaaagctttaaatctGGATCTTTGTGGAGCTGA
- the LOC108249358 gene encoding uncharacterized protein LOC108249358 isoform X1, translating into MMIKILLTLLLPGVLPLRTKVVYKKAGEMVALHCPPRPGAEAAPSWTGPSGNLTGSLSASADVLIHGHSLVFLAVSVNHQGNYSCFPGNAGSRFWFQVVVSTAQSGEHEGSRYLTTCFTQESCRLSCPAEDIPAEDTPSITSRGVTWRREGEASSARSFFPSVEEEDGGVYVCSRSYSYGRHVYNSSFTVVLDVQPSKQQRRSEILSPKQNDVFPVDLGSTVVIGCEAVVSSDFDEVFWLSETSFVDEDASLPVFYNHSRMEGRPAEELHLQAGVRPSELHLHHRHPQPKSSFSFSPPPAPPDPPLRLHRGAADRFSCCCRHQIQTRRRLSPPRRPWFLGRRSWSGVSSTEQSGSGGGPHLLSLGRYHRSPSRTCFWSKPGSEEPPTFLL; encoded by the exons GGGTGCTGCCGCTCAGGACCAAGGTGGTGTATAAGAAGGCGGGCGAGATGGTGGCGCTGCACTGCCCGCCGCGGCCCGGCGCTGAGGCGGCACCTTCCTGGACCGGCCCCTCCGGGAATCTGACCGGCAGCCTGTCAGCATCAGCTGACGTGCTGATTCATGGACACAGTCTTGTCTTCCTCGCAGTTTCTGTAAACCATCAGGGGAATTACTCGTGTTTTCCTGG GAACGCCGGCAGCCGGTTCTGGTTCCAGGTGGTCGTGTCCACAGCCCAGTCCGGCGAGCACGAAGGGAGCCGGTACCTGACCACGTGTTTCACGCAGGAATCCTGCAGGTTGTCCTGTCCTGCAGAGGACATCCCAGCTGAAGACACGCCCAGCATCACCAGCCGAGGCGTCACGTGGCGCCGG GAGGGAGAGGCGTCGTCGGCACGCAGCTTCTTCCCGAGcgtggaggaggaagacggCGGCGTCTACGTCTGCAGCAGATCTTACTCCTACGGCCGTCACGTCTACAACAGCAGCTTCACCGTCGTCCTCGACGTCCAGCCGAGCa agcagcagagacGGTCGGAGATTCTGTCTCCGAAGCAGAACGACGTGTTCCCCGTGGATTTAG GCTCCACGGTGGTGATCGGGTGCGAAGCCGTCGTGTCTTCAGACTTCGATGAGGTCTTCTGGCTGAGCGAGACGTCCTTCGTGGACGAGGACGCCAGCCTGCCGGTCTTCTACAACCACTCCAG GATGGAAGGACGACCTGCTGAAGAACTTCACCTGCAAGCTGGAGTCCGACCATCAGAGCTCCACCTTCATCACCGTCACCCTCAGCCGAAGAG ctccttcagcttctcGCCTCCACCCGCTCCACCTGATCCTCCCCTTCGGCTGCATCGCGGCGCTGCTGATcgttttagctgctgctgtcgTCACCAAATCCAAACCCGACGCCGCCTGTCGCCCCCGAGGCGCCCCTGGTTCCTCGGGCGGAGGTCCTGGTCCGGGGTCTCGTCTACTGAACAGAGCGGCTCCGGTGGAGGACCACATCTGCTGAGCCTCGGTCGGTACCACAGGTCACCGTCCAGAACCTGCTTCTGGTCCAAACCTGGTTCTGAAGAACCGCCGACGTTCCTCCTCTGA
- the LOC108249358 gene encoding uncharacterized protein LOC108249358 isoform X3, producing the protein MMIKILLTLLLPGVLPLRTKVVYKKAGEMVALHCPPRPGAEAAPSWTGPSGNLTGSLSASADVLIHGHSLVFLAVSVNHQGNYSCFPGNAGSRFWFQVVVSTAQSGEHEGSRYLTTCFTQESCRLSCPAEDIPAEDTPSITSRGVTWRREGEASSARSFFPSVEEEDGGVYVCSRSYSYGRHVYNSSFTVVLDVQPSKQQRRSEILSPKQNDVFPVDLAPSASRLHPLHLILPFGCIAALLIVLAAAVVTKSKPDAACRPRGAPGSSGGGPGPGSRLLNRAAPVEDHIC; encoded by the exons GGGTGCTGCCGCTCAGGACCAAGGTGGTGTATAAGAAGGCGGGCGAGATGGTGGCGCTGCACTGCCCGCCGCGGCCCGGCGCTGAGGCGGCACCTTCCTGGACCGGCCCCTCCGGGAATCTGACCGGCAGCCTGTCAGCATCAGCTGACGTGCTGATTCATGGACACAGTCTTGTCTTCCTCGCAGTTTCTGTAAACCATCAGGGGAATTACTCGTGTTTTCCTGG GAACGCCGGCAGCCGGTTCTGGTTCCAGGTGGTCGTGTCCACAGCCCAGTCCGGCGAGCACGAAGGGAGCCGGTACCTGACCACGTGTTTCACGCAGGAATCCTGCAGGTTGTCCTGTCCTGCAGAGGACATCCCAGCTGAAGACACGCCCAGCATCACCAGCCGAGGCGTCACGTGGCGCCGG GAGGGAGAGGCGTCGTCGGCACGCAGCTTCTTCCCGAGcgtggaggaggaagacggCGGCGTCTACGTCTGCAGCAGATCTTACTCCTACGGCCGTCACGTCTACAACAGCAGCTTCACCGTCGTCCTCGACGTCCAGCCGAGCa agcagcagagacGGTCGGAGATTCTGTCTCCGAAGCAGAACGACGTGTTCCCCGTGGATTTAG ctccttcagcttctcGCCTCCACCCGCTCCACCTGATCCTCCCCTTCGGCTGCATCGCGGCGCTGCTGATcgttttagctgctgctgtcgTCACCAAATCCAAACCCGACGCCGCCTGTCGCCCCCGAGGCGCCCCTGGTTCCTCGGGCGGAGGTCCTGGTCCGGGGTCTCGTCTACTGAACAGAGCGGCTCCGGTGGAGGACCACATCTGCTGA
- the LOC108249357 gene encoding interleukin-1 receptor-like 1 isoform X2 yields the protein MRKRSSSPRERQSARLKMVLPLLLFLLLTFITGVRPQTRVNVKAGDLVLLQCGLCPHDVPVTLWRTDGNPKTVLSSNMSAAEQEQRGVIVFRNTLVVLSASVDRQGNYSCSYLRNTSIQSQFLLRVYSAQSKDCEKKYTYNMTCYTQTACRLFCPEVNIPTVNISSLIRGDVLWHQNGKPTEPYFQSVEKTDSGMYTCTWPFLHSGRIYNRSFTVVLDVQTDKPMKNYGISSPQDGQVFQVELDTTVVITCRAVTDSCFSSLFWLSDDQFVSDNETLRVYNNRTCNETNMARTASLVFRKVQEEDLSKNFTCKFESDELGAITTITLMKTARPSYVTVAVCSVVIVVVMAASVVIYVKFKVDVTLFFRDSLGCQSGASDEKVYDAFVMCYKSDSDGGLNEDDRRCLEKTLEERFGYKLCLFDRDVLPGQEQSRAVVLVPCYPDPGPGTGLLSAIHAALVERQTRLIFIDTEQAEGSRSGSLPEALQLLSEAGDCVTWRGSRPSSSSSSSSFSSSFWKQLRYHLPAPRRESKQTHQLLPQTCKDAPLL from the exons ATGAGGAAACGGTCGTCCTCACCCCGGGAGAGACAGAGCGCGCGGCTGAAGATGGTgctccctctgctcctcttcctcctcctcaccttcaTCACAG GCGTGCGTCCCCAGACCCGGGTCAATGTGAAGGCCGGTGACTTGGTGTTGCTGCAGTGTGGACTCTGTCCACACGACGTCCCTGTGACGCTCTGGAGAACCGACGGCAACCCGAAGACGGTTCTGTCCAGCAACATGTCGGCGGCGGAGCAGGAGCAGCGGGGCGTGATCGTCTTCAGGAACACCCTGGTGGTTCTGAGTGCCTCGGTGGACCGTCAGGGGAATTACTCCTGCAGTTATCTCAG GAATACCAGCATCCAGTCACAGTTTCTCCTGAGAGTTTATTCAGCTCAGTCCAAAGACTGTGAAAAGAAATACACGTACAACATGACGTGTTACACCCAGACAGCTTGCAGATTGTTCTGCCCTGAAGTGAACATCCCTACTGTGAACATCTCCAGCCTCATCCGAGGAGACGTCTTATGGCATCAG AACGGCAAGCCGACAGAGCCTTATTTCCAGAGCGTTGAAAAGACCGACAGTGGCATGTACACCTGCACCTGGCCCTTCTTACATTCAGGTCGAATCTACAACCGTTCCTTTACGGTGGTGCTGGATGTCCAAACAG ACAAACCTATGAAAAATTATGGAATCTCTTCACCGCAAGACGGTCAAGTTTTTCAGGTAGAACTTG acaCGACGGTGGTGATCACCTGTCGAGCCGTCACAGATTCCTGCTTCAGTTCCCTGTTCTGGCTGAGCGACGACCAGTTTGTTTCAGACAATGAGACACTCCGAGTTTACAACAACCGCACGTG caaCGAAACAAATATGGCCCGGACAGCATCTTTAGTCTTCAGGAAAGTCCAGGAGGAAGATTTGTCCAAAAATTTTACCTGTAAATTTGAAAGTGACGAACTTGGAGCCATTACCACCATCACCCTGATGAAGACAG CCCGACCTTCGTACGTCACCGTGGCCGTGTGCTCAGTCGTCATCGTGGTGGTGATGGCCGCCTCCGTGGTCATCTACGTGAAGTTTAAAGTCGACGTCACCCTTTTCTTCAGGGACTCCCTCGGCTGCCAAAGTGGCGCCTCAG ATGAAAAAGTCTACGACGCATTTGTGATGTGCTATAAGAGCGACTCTGACGGAGGACTGAACGAAGACGACAGGAGATGCTTGGAGAAGACTCTGGAGGAGAGATTTGGTTACAAGTTGTGTCTCTTTGATCGAGATGTTCTGCCGGGACAAG AGCAGAGCCGGGCTGTGGTTCTGGTCCCCTGCTACCCGGACCCCGGACCAGGAACCGGTCTGCTGAGTGCCATCCACGCAGCGCTGGTGGAGAGGCAGACTCGCCTGATCTTCATCGACACGGAGCAGGCGGAGGGGTCCAGGTCCGGCTCGTTACCGGAGGCTCTGCAGCTTCTCAGCGAGGCCGGAGACTGCGTCACCTGGAGGGGCAGCcggccttcctcctcctcctcctcctcctccttctcctcctccttctggaAGCAGCTCCGTTATCACCTGCCGGCTCCGCGGCGTGAATCGAAGCAGACCCACCAGCTTTTACCGCAAACCTGCAAAGATGCTCCTTTGTTGTGA
- the LOC108249357 gene encoding interleukin-1 receptor-like 1 isoform X1, producing the protein MRKRSSSPRERQSARLKMVLPLLLFLLLTFITGVRPQTRVNVKAGDLVLLQCGLCPHDVPVTLWRTDGNPKTVLSSNMSAAEQEQRGVIVFRNTLVVLSASVDRQGNYSCSYLRNTSIQSQFLLRVYSAQSKDCEKKYTYNMTCYTQTACRLFCPEVNIPTVNISSLIRGDVLWHQNGKPTEPYFQSVEKTDSGMYTCTWPFLHSGRIYNRSFTVVLDVQTDKPMKNYGISSPQDGQVFQVELDTTVVITCRAVTDSCFSSLFWLSDDQFVSDNETLRVYNNRTCNETNMARTASLVFRKVQEEDLSKNFTCKFESDELGAITTITLMKTARPSYVTVAVCSVVIVVVMAASVVIYVKFKVDVTLFFRDSLGCQSGASDEKVYDAFVMCYKSDSDGGLNEDDRRCLEKTLEERFGYKLCLFDRDVLPGQAEAEAVLVSVEQSRAVVLVPCYPDPGPGTGLLSAIHAALVERQTRLIFIDTEQAEGSRSGSLPEALQLLSEAGDCVTWRGSRPSSSSSSSSFSSSFWKQLRYHLPAPRRESKQTHQLLPQTCKDAPLL; encoded by the exons ATGAGGAAACGGTCGTCCTCACCCCGGGAGAGACAGAGCGCGCGGCTGAAGATGGTgctccctctgctcctcttcctcctcctcaccttcaTCACAG GCGTGCGTCCCCAGACCCGGGTCAATGTGAAGGCCGGTGACTTGGTGTTGCTGCAGTGTGGACTCTGTCCACACGACGTCCCTGTGACGCTCTGGAGAACCGACGGCAACCCGAAGACGGTTCTGTCCAGCAACATGTCGGCGGCGGAGCAGGAGCAGCGGGGCGTGATCGTCTTCAGGAACACCCTGGTGGTTCTGAGTGCCTCGGTGGACCGTCAGGGGAATTACTCCTGCAGTTATCTCAG GAATACCAGCATCCAGTCACAGTTTCTCCTGAGAGTTTATTCAGCTCAGTCCAAAGACTGTGAAAAGAAATACACGTACAACATGACGTGTTACACCCAGACAGCTTGCAGATTGTTCTGCCCTGAAGTGAACATCCCTACTGTGAACATCTCCAGCCTCATCCGAGGAGACGTCTTATGGCATCAG AACGGCAAGCCGACAGAGCCTTATTTCCAGAGCGTTGAAAAGACCGACAGTGGCATGTACACCTGCACCTGGCCCTTCTTACATTCAGGTCGAATCTACAACCGTTCCTTTACGGTGGTGCTGGATGTCCAAACAG ACAAACCTATGAAAAATTATGGAATCTCTTCACCGCAAGACGGTCAAGTTTTTCAGGTAGAACTTG acaCGACGGTGGTGATCACCTGTCGAGCCGTCACAGATTCCTGCTTCAGTTCCCTGTTCTGGCTGAGCGACGACCAGTTTGTTTCAGACAATGAGACACTCCGAGTTTACAACAACCGCACGTG caaCGAAACAAATATGGCCCGGACAGCATCTTTAGTCTTCAGGAAAGTCCAGGAGGAAGATTTGTCCAAAAATTTTACCTGTAAATTTGAAAGTGACGAACTTGGAGCCATTACCACCATCACCCTGATGAAGACAG CCCGACCTTCGTACGTCACCGTGGCCGTGTGCTCAGTCGTCATCGTGGTGGTGATGGCCGCCTCCGTGGTCATCTACGTGAAGTTTAAAGTCGACGTCACCCTTTTCTTCAGGGACTCCCTCGGCTGCCAAAGTGGCGCCTCAG ATGAAAAAGTCTACGACGCATTTGTGATGTGCTATAAGAGCGACTCTGACGGAGGACTGAACGAAGACGACAGGAGATGCTTGGAGAAGACTCTGGAGGAGAGATTTGGTTACAAGTTGTGTCTCTTTGATCGAGATGTTCTGCCGGGACAAG ctgaagcagaagcTGTGTTGGTCTCCGTAGAGCAGAGCCGGGCTGTGGTTCTGGTCCCCTGCTACCCGGACCCCGGACCAGGAACCGGTCTGCTGAGTGCCATCCACGCAGCGCTGGTGGAGAGGCAGACTCGCCTGATCTTCATCGACACGGAGCAGGCGGAGGGGTCCAGGTCCGGCTCGTTACCGGAGGCTCTGCAGCTTCTCAGCGAGGCCGGAGACTGCGTCACCTGGAGGGGCAGCcggccttcctcctcctcctcctcctcctccttctcctcctccttctggaAGCAGCTCCGTTATCACCTGCCGGCTCCGCGGCGTGAATCGAAGCAGACCCACCAGCTTTTACCGCAAACCTGCAAAGATGCTCCTTTGTTGTGA